One genomic window of Metopolophium dirhodum isolate CAU chromosome 4, ASM1992520v1, whole genome shotgun sequence includes the following:
- the LOC132943137 gene encoding uncharacterized protein LOC132943137: MQLIVCTAVDKIEKKSLWNKKITLIFIGELFRNGAFPEKVILSCITDLSKENNDNNELKMHCLCTILQLVGPILSKTNDLNKPVNKLVSSINDHGMSSTLKCLIHQVKRMHSKGWKNEEPVKFVANNHTEFSALPTHMKSVYTLKSDMIMAEWEVIQLLKISNIWNFYDPVLFVVSTILVALEENKDVRNHAGKLLDSLNRKTKLSACSIQSGVNKVLNDLGTKKDYPNLSNLVSDITGQFLHCCSSRRNSKCKESGWKTFR; encoded by the exons ATGcag ttgATTGTTTGTACTGCAgttgataaaattgaaaaaaaatcattatggaacaaaaaaataactctgAT atTCATTGGCGAACTCTTTAGAAATGGTGCTTTTCCAGAAAAAGTTATTTTGTCATGCATTACAGACTTAAGTAAAGAAAATAATGACAACAATGAACTAAAAATGCATTGTTTATGTACAATACTGCAATTAGTAGGACCAATATTATCaaaa acaAATGATTTGAACAAACCAGTTAATAAGCTTGTATCCTCTATAAATGACCATGGCATGTCATCGacactaaaatgtttaatacatcaAGTAAAAAGAATGCATTCCAAGGGTTGGAAGAATGAGG AGCCTGTCAAGTTTGTAGCAAACAATCATACTGAATTTTCTGCTTTACCAACACACATGAAAAGTGTGTATACATTAAAGTCAGATATGATAATGGCCGAATGG gaagttatacagttattaaaaattagtaatatttggAATTTCTACGATCCAGTATTGTTCGTTGTCTCAACAATTCTTGTAGCTCTTGAAGAAAATAAAGATGTAAGAAATCACGCTGGAAAACTTTTAGATAGTCTTAATAGAAAAACAAAGTTATCAGCGTGTTCAATTCAATCCGG AGTCAACAAAGTATTGAACGATTTGGGCACTAAGAAAGACTATCCAAATTTATCCAACTTAGTTTCAGATATAACTGGTCAGTTCTTGCATTGTTGTAGCTCTAGGAGAAATTCAAAATGTAAGGAATCAGGATGGAAAACTTTTAGATAA